A portion of the Bacteroides faecium genome contains these proteins:
- a CDS encoding antirestriction protein ArdA yields the protein MEAVTLSEARVYVGTYNKYNSGSLFGKWLDLSDYSDKDEFMEACRELHKDEQDPEFMFQDYENIPEALITECWLSDKFFELRDAIEKLSETEQEAFFVWCDHHNSDISEEDADDLISSFEDEYQGEYKDEEDYAYEIVEECYDLPEFAKTYFDYSAFARDLFMTDYWMDNGFVFRCA from the coding sequence ATGGAAGCGGTAACATTATCAGAAGCAAGAGTTTATGTAGGTACTTACAACAAGTATAACAGTGGTTCACTTTTCGGCAAGTGGTTAGACCTTTCCGATTATTCGGACAAGGACGAATTTATGGAAGCGTGCCGGGAACTGCACAAGGACGAGCAAGACCCGGAATTTATGTTTCAGGATTACGAGAATATCCCGGAAGCCCTGATTACCGAATGTTGGCTTTCCGATAAGTTCTTTGAGCTTCGGGATGCCATCGAGAAACTAAGCGAAACCGAGCAGGAAGCGTTTTTCGTATGGTGCGACCACCACAACAGCGATATAAGCGAAGAAGATGCGGACGACCTTATTTCTTCTTTTGAGGATGAATATCAGGGAGAATATAAAGACGAGGAAGATTACGCCTATGAAATCGTAGAGGAATGTTACGACCTGCCGGAGTTCGCAAAGACCTACTTTGATTATTCGGCTTTTGCCCGTGACCTGTTTATGACTGATTACTGGATGGATAACGGCTTTGTTTTCCGTTGCGCCTGA
- a CDS encoding 30S ribosomal protein THX: MGKGDIKSKRGKIFNKSYGVRRPQKKKKHNTNISNRKCVYCGISLLKRSEAAKFQAKNKYYPDNGATRDHVPQQCLFEGYSDNFKKNRFVVPCCHKCNLEFSKNEQELRNLIGIANENDEMQDAITQSAVKSILSKKDYEKGLFIDICGNVQGVEFDLDKLSPNHIKNFKGVYYKKYKKVFPKGFDVHVVDMKLSSNFEEIALDFLNRNSEWQYSGHKDIFKYRIELGKIGSDSELVKTNDIKQAIIVLCHLCYHKRFDILVIANKKQLGYIKK; the protein is encoded by the coding sequence ATGGGAAAAGGTGATATAAAGAGTAAAAGAGGTAAAATATTTAATAAGTCTTATGGTGTTAGGAGACCTCAGAAAAAGAAGAAACACAATACAAATATCTCGAATAGAAAATGTGTATATTGTGGCATTTCACTACTAAAGAGAAGTGAGGCAGCTAAATTTCAGGCAAAAAACAAATATTATCCTGATAATGGCGCAACACGTGACCATGTTCCACAACAATGTTTATTTGAAGGATATAGTGATAATTTTAAAAAGAATAGATTTGTTGTTCCATGTTGTCACAAATGTAATCTCGAATTTTCCAAAAACGAACAAGAATTACGAAATCTTATTGGAATAGCTAATGAAAATGATGAAATGCAGGATGCTATAACACAGAGTGCCGTTAAATCAATTCTTTCTAAAAAAGACTACGAAAAGGGATTATTTATTGATATTTGCGGAAATGTACAGGGGGTAGAATTTGATTTAGACAAATTATCTCCCAATCATATTAAAAACTTCAAAGGCGTGTACTATAAAAAATATAAAAAAGTATTTCCTAAAGGATTTGATGTACATGTAGTAGATATGAAATTAAGTAGCAATTTTGAGGAAATAGCATTAGACTTTCTAAATAGAAACTCTGAATGGCAATATTCAGGACATAAAGATATTTTCAAATATAGGATAGAGTTGGGAAAAATAGGTTCCGATAGCGAATTAGTAAAAACAAACGACATAAAGCAAGCAATAATAGTGTTATGTCATTTATGTTATCATAAAAGATTTGACATTTTAGTTATTGCAAATAAGAAACAATTAGGCTATATAAAAAAATAA
- a CDS encoding JAB domain-containing protein has protein sequence MKTTEFTMPEITISYKDNVKASERMKILSSQTSYSYLKPFYSECMEHHEESYVMFLNRANKALGVSLISKGGMAETVMDVKIILQTALKVHASGIILSHNHPSGNLRPSEPDKQITSKIKEACKVLDLHLLDHIILTEESYYSFTDEGLL, from the coding sequence ATGAAAACAACAGAATTTACCATGCCGGAAATCACTATCTCTTATAAAGACAATGTAAAAGCATCCGAAAGAATGAAAATACTTTCTTCTCAAACTTCTTATTCTTACTTAAAACCTTTCTATTCCGAATGTATGGAACACCACGAAGAAAGTTATGTAATGTTCCTCAATCGGGCAAATAAGGCTTTAGGCGTTTCCCTTATCTCTAAAGGCGGCATGGCTGAAACAGTAATGGACGTGAAAATCATCCTGCAAACCGCCTTAAAAGTCCATGCTTCGGGCATAATCCTCTCACATAACCACCCATCGGGCAATCTACGTCCGAGTGAACCGGACAAGCAAATCACCTCAAAAATAAAAGAAGCCTGCAAGGTCTTGGATTTACACCTATTAGACCATATCATCTTGACAGAAGAAAGCTATTACAGTTTCACAGACGAGGGGCTTTTATAA
- a CDS encoding conjugal transfer protein TraO: protein MKRICCIISLFVLCLTFNQAHAQRCLPGMKGLQVTGGMADGVHWNSKSDFAYYFGAAMSAYTKNGNRWVVGGEYLEKHYPYKDLQIPVSQFTGEGGYYLNFLSDRKKTFFLSLGLSALAGYETSNWGDKLLPDGSTLTDKDGFVYGGALTLELESYITDRVVFLINARERCLFGSSVGKFHTQFGVGLKFIM, encoded by the coding sequence ATGAAAAGGATATGCTGTATTATATCCCTTTTTGTGCTGTGCCTGACTTTCAACCAGGCACACGCACAAAGATGTCTGCCGGGAATGAAAGGCTTGCAGGTTACGGGCGGCATGGCGGACGGTGTTCACTGGAACAGTAAAAGTGATTTCGCTTATTACTTCGGGGCTGCCATGAGTGCCTATACCAAAAACGGGAACAGGTGGGTTGTCGGCGGGGAATATCTCGAAAAGCATTACCCCTATAAGGATTTACAGATACCCGTAAGCCAGTTTACAGGTGAGGGCGGTTACTATCTGAATTTCCTTTCAGATAGGAAGAAAACCTTTTTTCTTTCGCTTGGATTGTCCGCACTTGCCGGGTACGAAACAAGCAACTGGGGCGATAAATTGCTGCCCGATGGTTCGACCCTGACCGATAAGGACGGTTTTGTCTATGGCGGTGCGCTGACGCTGGAACTGGAGAGTTACATTACCGACCGGGTGGTGTTCCTGATTAACGCAAGGGAAAGATGCCTGTTCGGTTCTTCAGTCGGAAAGTTCCACACACAGTTTGGCGTGGGACTGAAATTTATAATGTGA
- a CDS encoding DUF3873 domain-containing protein: protein MESLNKNGVSITQTPGEEKYVKCCLGAFRGQIYYQYDYRHTDGELFSTLAKTLDECRKRRDEWMAKKEKVQ, encoded by the coding sequence ATGGAAAGTTTAAACAAAAACGGGGTAAGCATTACCCAAACACCGGGAGAAGAAAAATATGTAAAATGCTGTTTAGGCGCATTTAGGGGTCAAATCTATTATCAATATGATTACCGCCATACAGACGGCGAACTGTTCAGCACCCTTGCCAAAACACTTGACGAGTGCCGCAAACGGCGGGATGAATGGATGGCGAAAAAAGAAAAGGTACAATAA
- a CDS encoding DUF7258 domain-containing protein codes for MKTTEVNKRIIGRRCKCIFTGLLVTGIIEAVEENEHSVQVKVRFDTPHQWGDELYSYDWSFGRKTDGFGSLKYLELLPDETTFDAMIVTFGDPIGTLDGIFEDVKTWGVCSLKGWIDSYESTRFTSIDVDKAVITSEYNMECVKEWLEHNTPIKDIIIG; via the coding sequence ATGAAAACGACAGAAGTAAATAAAAGGATTATCGGCAGACGTTGCAAGTGCATATTTACGGGCTTACTGGTAACAGGTATTATTGAAGCCGTAGAAGAAAACGAACATTCCGTGCAGGTGAAAGTACGTTTTGACACGCCGCACCAATGGGGGGATGAACTTTATTCCTATGACTGGTCTTTCGGACGTAAGACGGACGGTTTCGGGTCTTTGAAATATTTGGAACTGTTGCCCGACGAAACGACATTCGATGCAATGATAGTTACTTTCGGCGACCCTATCGGCACACTGGACGGTATTTTTGAAGATGTGAAAACGTGGGGTGTCTGTTCCCTGAAAGGCTGGATAGATAGCTACGAAAGCACCCGTTTCACGTCCATAGACGTAGATAAGGCAGTTATAACGAGTGAATATAATATGGAATGTGTAAAAGAATGGTTGGAACATAACACACCCATAAAGGACATTATAATCGGTTAA
- a CDS encoding DUF3872 domain-containing protein, with translation MYMRNVIYKMLTGCYMMVALLLVGACNDDVDIQQSYPFSIETMPVPKKLKVGETAEIRYQLHRDGRFEETKYFIRYFQPDGAGTLKMSNGTVLLPNDLYPLPGETFRLYYTSASTDQQTVDVYFQDSFGEIQQLTFSFNNDNSKEKQEE, from the coding sequence ATGTATATGAGAAATGTAATTTATAAGATGCTAACAGGGTGCTACATGATGGTTGCCTTGTTATTAGTGGGTGCGTGTAATGACGATGTGGATATACAGCAGTCTTACCCGTTTAGTATCGAAACGATGCCAGTGCCGAAAAAATTAAAGGTGGGTGAAACCGCCGAAATCAGGTACCAGCTTCACCGGGACGGGCGGTTTGAGGAAACAAAGTATTTCATCCGCTATTTCCAGCCGGACGGGGCGGGAACGCTGAAAATGTCCAATGGGACGGTTTTATTGCCGAATGACCTGTACCCGCTTCCGGGCGAAACATTCCGGCTTTACTATACTTCCGCATCGACCGACCAACAAACGGTAGATGTGTATTTTCAGGATAGCTTCGGGGAGATACAACAGCTTACCTTTTCGTTCAATAACGATAACAGTAAAGAAAAACAGGAAGAATAA